In Mycolicibacterium mucogenicum DSM 44124, the following are encoded in one genomic region:
- a CDS encoding PQQ-dependent sugar dehydrogenase has product MTLRRSTRAALTRPEHRPGRSGSAPARRVLALCAIALLALPSCARFDSAASEPFTIEPDLGGAPASPPPPPPPLPPNPFPKACPAPAVLQGCLESTSGLIMGGDSKSAIVAERVTGAVKNIATNAEPKVKTVIPVDASGDGGLMDIVLSPSYQQDRLMYAYITTPTDNRVIRIADGDVPKPILTGIPKGPTGNTGALIFSSPTTLVVLTGDAGNPAAAADPASLAGKLLRIEQPTTVGQAPPTTALSGMGSGGGLCIDGASGSLYVTDRTPTGDRLQRITKDSKVSTVWSWPDRPGVAGCVATDDTVMVNLVNTKKTVAVRLSKETGAVTGDPEALRTDTHGHVFALKLSPDGNVWGATVNKTAGDVEKFDDVVFPLFPQGGFPRSTDDKT; this is encoded by the coding sequence ATGACATTGCGGCGGTCGACGCGGGCTGCGCTGACGAGGCCCGAACACCGGCCTGGGCGTTCCGGCTCTGCACCCGCTCGGCGGGTCCTGGCGTTGTGCGCCATCGCTTTGCTGGCGCTGCCCAGCTGTGCCCGTTTCGATTCGGCGGCGTCCGAGCCGTTCACCATCGAGCCCGACCTCGGCGGGGCGCCCGCCTCGCCCCCGCCGCCTCCGCCGCCGCTGCCGCCCAACCCGTTCCCGAAGGCCTGCCCGGCGCCGGCCGTGCTGCAGGGCTGTCTGGAGAGCACCAGCGGCCTCATCATGGGCGGCGACAGCAAGTCGGCGATCGTCGCCGAGCGCGTCACCGGCGCCGTCAAGAACATCGCCACGAACGCAGAACCCAAGGTCAAGACCGTTATTCCGGTCGACGCGTCCGGTGACGGCGGGCTCATGGACATCGTGTTGTCGCCGAGCTACCAGCAGGACCGGCTGATGTACGCCTACATCACCACGCCGACCGACAACCGGGTCATCCGCATCGCCGACGGCGACGTGCCGAAGCCGATCCTGACCGGGATTCCCAAGGGCCCCACAGGCAACACCGGAGCGCTGATCTTCAGCAGCCCGACGACCCTCGTGGTGCTCACCGGCGACGCCGGAAACCCCGCTGCCGCAGCCGATCCGGCTTCGCTGGCGGGCAAGCTGCTGCGCATCGAGCAGCCGACGACGGTGGGCCAGGCGCCCCCGACCACCGCGCTGTCGGGCATGGGCTCCGGCGGCGGGCTGTGCATCGACGGCGCCAGCGGCTCGTTGTACGTCACCGACCGAACCCCGACCGGCGACCGGCTGCAGCGGATCACCAAGGACTCCAAGGTGTCGACGGTGTGGAGCTGGCCCGACCGCCCCGGTGTCGCGGGCTGCGTGGCAACCGACGACACCGTCATGGTCAACCTCGTCAACACCAAGAAGACGGTGGCCGTGCGGCTGTCGAAGGAGACCGGCGCGGTCACGGGTGACCCCGAGGCGCTCCGCACGGACACCCACGGCCATGTCTTCGCGCTGAAGCTCTCCCCCGACGGCAATGTCTGGGGCGCCACGGTGAACAAGACGGCCGGCGACGTCGAGAAGTTCGACGACGTCGTGTTCCCGCTGTTCCCGCAGGGCGGATTCCCGCGTAGCACTGACGACAAGACGTAA
- a CDS encoding DoxX family protein, protein MTSTSHDPRAWQRPDESAARPASARLVDPEDDLPITTYRGSGGADGGETAATTAIPRFDNASSDEATEVTAASSSTPSSMAFDLMHEPEPLPYVQPRERNAEQAQTLGPAEIEPDPETDARVRVAKRRGTQDLGLMVLRVGLGAWLVVHGLQKAFGWWGGQGLNGYEHALAAAGFQHAGILTYLATGAQIGAGVLLVLGLFTPVAAAVAVAYLVNALAVEVAAQPVHGYFPYFLPEGHEYLVTLIVLAAALTLTGPGLYGFDAGRGWARRPFIGSILCLLLGIGAGVGVWLLLNGSNPLH, encoded by the coding sequence ATGACCAGTACTTCCCATGACCCGCGTGCATGGCAACGGCCCGATGAGTCGGCCGCCAGGCCCGCGTCGGCACGCCTGGTCGATCCAGAAGACGACCTGCCCATCACGACCTACCGCGGCAGTGGCGGCGCAGACGGCGGTGAGACCGCCGCGACCACGGCCATCCCGCGGTTCGACAATGCGTCGTCCGACGAGGCGACCGAGGTGACGGCCGCGTCGTCTTCGACGCCGTCCTCGATGGCCTTCGATCTCATGCATGAACCCGAGCCACTGCCGTACGTGCAACCCCGGGAGAGGAACGCGGAGCAGGCCCAGACATTGGGCCCCGCCGAGATCGAGCCCGATCCCGAGACCGATGCCCGGGTGCGCGTCGCCAAGCGCCGCGGCACCCAGGACCTGGGTCTCATGGTGCTGCGCGTCGGCCTGGGCGCATGGCTGGTGGTCCACGGCCTGCAGAAGGCGTTCGGCTGGTGGGGCGGGCAGGGCCTGAACGGGTACGAGCACGCGCTGGCCGCCGCCGGCTTCCAGCACGCCGGGATACTGACCTACCTCGCCACCGGGGCGCAGATCGGGGCCGGTGTCCTGCTGGTCCTGGGGCTGTTCACGCCGGTGGCCGCCGCAGTCGCCGTGGCCTACCTGGTCAACGCGCTCGCCGTCGAGGTGGCCGCACAGCCCGTGCACGGCTACTTCCCGTACTTCCTGCCCGAGGGGCACGAGTACCTGGTGACCCTGATCGTGCTGGCCGCGGCGTTGACCCTCACCGGGCCGGGGCTCTACGGCTTCGACGCCGGACGCGGCTGGGCCCGCCGGCCGTTCATCGGGTCGATCCTGTGCCTGCTGCTCGGCATCGGCGCGGGCGTCGGCGTGTGGCTGCTGCTGAACGGATCAAACCCGCTGCACTGA
- a CDS encoding PH domain-containing protein, which yields MNGVSRRTASTAPRPVVIKIPGVAHLAVGFFAIGLLALVFAGPAWCAALLVIPILLSAMVIRYRTVADKKGVTARSLLGSRTVTWQDIKGLRFDRSKWAKAELTDGTELRLPGVTFASLPVLTAASGGVVPNPYNE from the coding sequence ATGAACGGTGTGAGCCGCCGAACCGCCTCGACCGCACCCCGACCCGTCGTGATCAAGATTCCGGGGGTCGCCCATCTGGCGGTGGGGTTCTTCGCCATCGGCCTGCTGGCCCTGGTGTTCGCCGGTCCGGCCTGGTGCGCGGCGCTGCTCGTCATCCCGATTCTGTTGTCGGCGATGGTGATTCGCTACCGCACGGTGGCCGACAAGAAGGGCGTCACCGCGCGGTCGCTGCTCGGCAGCCGGACGGTGACGTGGCAGGACATCAAGGGGCTCCGCTTCGACCGCTCCAAGTGGGCCAAGGCCGAACTGACCGACGGCACCGAATTGCGCCTGCCGGGTGTGACGTTCGCGTCACTGCCGGTGCTGACGGCCGCCAGCGGCGGCGTCGTGCCCAATCCGTACAACGAGTGA
- a CDS encoding acetolactate synthase large subunit — MSAPTTRPPESTQQPNGAGGAVNGHSKIVAPQQMTGAQAVVRSLEELDVDTIFGIPGGAVLPVYDPLFDSKKVRHVLVRHEQGAGHAASGYAHATGKVGVMMATSGPGATNLVTPLADAQMDSIPVVAITGQVGRGLIGTDAFQEADISGITMPITKHNFLVRNGDDIAKVIAEAFHIAASGRPGAVLVDIPKDVLQGQCTFSWPPVIDLPGYKPNTKPHSRQVREAAKLIAAARKPVLYVGGGVIRGEASAELLELAELTGIPVVTTLMARGAFPDSHPQHMGMPGMHGTVSAVAALQKSDLLIALGTRFDDRVTGQLSSFAPDAKVIHADIDPAEIGKNRHADVPIVGDIKNVIVDLLAALRRDGVAADTLDLADWWTYLNGVKETYPLSYGPQSDGSLSPEYVIEKLGQIAGPDALYVAGVGQHQMWAAQFIKYENPKTWLNSGGLGTMGFSIPAAMGAKFARPEAEVWAIDGDGCFQMTNQELATCALEGAPIKVALINNGNLGMVRQWQTLFYDERYSQTNLSTHSHRIPDFVMLAEALGCVGLRCERAEDVEDVIRQAREINDRPVVIDFIVGADAQVWPMVAAGTSNDEIMAARDIRPLFDNEDQV; from the coding sequence GTGAGCGCACCCACCACGCGACCGCCAGAGTCGACGCAGCAGCCCAACGGCGCCGGCGGCGCGGTCAATGGTCATTCGAAAATCGTTGCCCCGCAGCAGATGACCGGTGCCCAGGCCGTCGTCCGGTCGCTCGAGGAACTCGACGTCGACACCATCTTCGGCATCCCCGGTGGTGCCGTGCTGCCGGTCTACGACCCGCTGTTCGACTCCAAGAAGGTGCGCCACGTCCTGGTGCGGCACGAGCAGGGCGCCGGCCACGCCGCGTCGGGCTATGCGCATGCCACCGGCAAGGTCGGCGTGATGATGGCCACCTCGGGCCCGGGCGCCACCAACCTGGTCACGCCGCTGGCCGACGCCCAGATGGACTCGATCCCGGTCGTCGCGATCACCGGCCAGGTCGGCCGTGGGCTGATCGGCACCGACGCCTTCCAGGAAGCCGACATCTCCGGCATCACCATGCCGATCACGAAGCACAACTTCCTGGTCCGCAACGGTGACGACATCGCCAAGGTCATCGCCGAGGCGTTCCACATCGCCGCTTCCGGCCGTCCGGGCGCCGTCCTCGTCGACATCCCGAAGGACGTGCTGCAGGGTCAGTGCACCTTCAGCTGGCCGCCGGTCATCGACCTGCCCGGCTACAAGCCGAACACCAAGCCGCACAGCCGCCAGGTCCGTGAGGCCGCCAAGCTGATCGCCGCGGCGCGCAAGCCCGTGCTGTACGTCGGTGGCGGCGTCATCCGCGGTGAGGCGTCCGCGGAGCTGCTGGAACTCGCCGAGCTGACCGGCATTCCCGTCGTCACCACCCTGATGGCGCGCGGCGCGTTCCCCGACAGCCACCCGCAGCACATGGGCATGCCCGGCATGCACGGCACGGTCTCGGCCGTGGCGGCGCTGCAGAAGAGCGACCTGCTGATCGCCCTCGGCACCCGCTTCGACGACCGGGTCACCGGCCAGCTGTCGTCGTTCGCGCCCGACGCCAAGGTGATCCACGCGGACATCGACCCCGCCGAGATCGGCAAGAACCGGCACGCGGACGTGCCGATCGTCGGTGACATCAAGAACGTCATCGTGGATCTGCTCGCGGCGCTGCGCCGTGACGGTGTCGCCGCCGACACGCTGGACCTTGCCGACTGGTGGACGTACCTCAACGGGGTCAAGGAGACCTACCCGCTGAGCTACGGCCCGCAGAGCGACGGCAGCCTCTCGCCGGAGTACGTCATCGAGAAGCTGGGCCAGATCGCCGGACCGGACGCGCTGTACGTGGCGGGCGTCGGTCAGCACCAGATGTGGGCCGCACAGTTCATCAAGTACGAGAACCCGAAGACCTGGCTGAACTCGGGCGGTCTCGGCACCATGGGCTTCTCCATCCCGGCCGCGATGGGCGCCAAGTTCGCCCGCCCGGAGGCCGAGGTGTGGGCCATCGACGGTGACGGCTGCTTCCAGATGACCAACCAGGAGCTGGCCACCTGCGCCCTCGAAGGGGCGCCGATCAAGGTTGCGCTGATCAACAACGGCAACCTGGGCATGGTGCGCCAATGGCAGACGCTGTTCTACGACGAGCGCTACAGCCAGACCAACCTGTCCACCCACTCGCACCGCATCCCGGACTTCGTGATGCTGGCCGAGGCGCTTGGCTGCGTCGGTCTGCGCTGCGAGCGTGCCGAGGACGTCGAGGACGTCATCCGGCAGGCCCGCGAGATCAACGACCGGCCCGTCGTCATCGACTTCATCGTCGGGGCCGACGCCCAGGTGTGGCCGATGGTCGCCGCAGGCACCAGCAATGACGAGATCATGGCGGCGCGCGATATCCGTCCGCTGTTCGACAACGAGGATCAGGTCTAG
- the ilvN gene encoding acetolactate synthase small subunit, giving the protein MATTHTLSVLVEDTPGVLARVAALFSRRGFNIQSLAVGATEQKNMSRMTIVVCVEEQLPLEQITKQLNKLINVIKIVEQEPDNSVSRELALIKVRADATTRGQVIEAVNLFRAKVVDVSTESLTIEATGTQEKLEALLRVLEPYGIRELVQSGVVSLARGPRGIGAAK; this is encoded by the coding sequence GTGGCTACTACTCATACATTGTCGGTTCTGGTCGAGGACACCCCCGGCGTGCTCGCCCGCGTGGCGGCGCTGTTCTCCCGGCGTGGCTTCAACATCCAGTCGCTGGCGGTCGGCGCCACCGAGCAGAAGAACATGTCCCGCATGACCATCGTGGTCTGCGTGGAAGAGCAGCTGCCGCTGGAGCAGATCACCAAGCAGCTCAACAAGCTGATCAACGTCATCAAGATCGTCGAGCAGGAGCCGGACAACTCCGTCTCCCGTGAGCTGGCGCTGATCAAGGTGCGGGCCGACGCCACCACCCGTGGCCAGGTGATCGAGGCCGTCAATCTGTTCCGCGCGAAGGTCGTCGACGTGTCGACCGAATCACTGACCATCGAGGCCACCGGCACCCAGGAGAAGCTCGAAGCACTGCTGCGAGTGCTGGAGCCGTATGGTATTCGCGAGCTGGTGCAGTCCGGTGTGGTTTCGTTGGCGCGCGGCCCGCGCGGCATCGGCGCGGCCAAGTAA